From the Pontiella agarivorans genome, one window contains:
- a CDS encoding sulfatase produces MKKTLHLFGLLVFAGSAMAVQQPNVLFIAVDDLRPELGCYGSDIAISPNLDELADDGMLFTHAYCQQAICGPSRASLMTGARPDTIGVVENYAHYRDKIPDIITLPQQFLLNGYETAYCGKIFHGKDTDDAHSWSRKPATKKVKVKKLKGGFALQKNKDRATENRETMIARYGEDARKNGLGRGPAYECADVPDYAYEDGWNTLAAIETMKEMVQGDKPFFLGLGFKRPHLDWVAPKRYWDMYDRATIPLSSQLTAPEKGAAMGLHASFELRVRDGIPKDGKPFDEDLERTLKHAYLACVSYVDAQIGKMLAALDEAGVRDNTIIIVWGDHGWHLGDMGVWGKATNYEVGTRVPLLIWTPDMPKGSRGKKCDGLVELVDMYPTLCDLANVPLPAHLEGTSFKPLLSNPERSWKTAAFSQFPTPALREWAANPLSQGLRETFFGPLISEVEGRIKAQQKGEWNRELFEKHLMGYAMRTDRYRLVLWKDYRHPEKDPIFVELYDHVADPLETRNIADRCPEKVAVLIEQFNKGWNGNRPVVK; encoded by the coding sequence ATGAAAAAAACGCTGCACCTTTTTGGTCTGCTGGTCTTCGCCGGAAGCGCGATGGCCGTGCAGCAACCTAATGTACTGTTTATTGCGGTGGACGATCTTCGTCCGGAACTGGGATGCTACGGCTCCGACATTGCGATTTCACCAAATCTCGATGAACTGGCGGATGACGGCATGCTCTTTACACACGCTTACTGCCAACAGGCAATCTGCGGGCCTTCCCGCGCCAGTCTGATGACCGGCGCACGTCCGGATACGATTGGCGTTGTTGAGAACTATGCACATTACCGGGATAAAATTCCGGACATTATCACGCTGCCGCAGCAGTTTCTTCTGAACGGCTATGAAACTGCCTATTGCGGAAAGATTTTCCATGGTAAAGATACGGACGATGCCCATTCCTGGAGCCGCAAACCGGCAACGAAAAAAGTGAAGGTCAAAAAGCTGAAGGGCGGTTTTGCCTTGCAGAAAAATAAAGACCGCGCGACTGAAAACCGGGAGACGATGATTGCCCGATACGGCGAGGATGCGCGTAAAAACGGGCTCGGCCGCGGCCCGGCTTATGAATGTGCCGATGTGCCGGATTATGCCTATGAGGATGGTTGGAATACACTGGCGGCCATCGAAACCATGAAAGAAATGGTGCAAGGGGATAAACCGTTTTTTCTCGGTCTCGGTTTCAAACGGCCGCACCTCGACTGGGTCGCGCCCAAACGTTACTGGGATATGTATGACCGTGCGACTATTCCGCTGTCGTCCCAGCTGACGGCTCCTGAAAAAGGTGCGGCTATGGGGTTGCACGCCTCCTTTGAACTGCGGGTTCGTGACGGTATTCCAAAAGATGGAAAACCGTTTGATGAAGATCTGGAGCGCACCCTGAAACACGCCTATCTTGCTTGCGTCAGTTACGTTGATGCACAGATCGGGAAAATGCTCGCCGCGCTGGATGAGGCCGGTGTTCGTGACAATACCATCATCATAGTCTGGGGCGACCATGGGTGGCACCTTGGCGATATGGGGGTTTGGGGAAAAGCAACGAACTATGAAGTTGGAACCCGGGTTCCGCTGCTGATCTGGACGCCCGACATGCCGAAAGGCAGCCGCGGCAAAAAGTGCGATGGACTGGTTGAGCTGGTTGATATGTATCCGACGCTCTGCGATCTGGCGAATGTGCCGCTTCCGGCTCATTTGGAAGGCACCAGTTTCAAGCCGTTGCTCAGCAATCCTGAACGGTCATGGAAAACGGCCGCGTTCAGTCAGTTTCCAACTCCGGCGTTGCGCGAGTGGGCCGCAAATCCGCTCTCTCAAGGTCTGCGCGAAACGTTTTTCGGTCCGTTGATCAGCGAAGTTGAAGGACGTATCAAGGCCCAGCAGAAAGGCGAGTGGAACCGTGAATTGTTTGAAAAGCATTTGATGGGTTACGCGATGCGTACGGACCGGTATCGCCTGGTTCTTTGGAAGGATTACCGTCATCCGGAAAAAGATCCGATTTTTGTGGAGCTTTATGATCACGTTGCCGATCCGTTGGAAACCCGGAATATTGCTGACCGTTGCCCGGAAAAAGTGGCCGTGCTGATTGAACAGTTCAACAAAGGCTGGAACGGGAACCGTCCGGTGGTCAAGTAA
- a CDS encoding sulfatase translates to MRKRLFISGVLLVLCHSGMAAKPGYDAYRPNLLFIAVDDLNNFPIIGNGYPDAITPNLNKLEEQGMVFTKAYCQWPTCGPSRNSIMSGLLPTTIGGTEKIPDEALQERAHELGTKLVHEYFAENGYATYAVGKLCHDHVPEGSVDISGGRGAFTAGLGRMGKNYSNKRTSTDWFAVDKPDKEFPDYAAADFAIQQLEQKQEKPFLLMVGFLSPHVPWYVNQKWFDLYDPEKLTLPPYKKNDLDDLPEASVKVNIAKGMPRTDWAIEHKQWRNILQAYLASITFMDHQLGRIMDALEESPYAENTIIVLWSDHGYHMGEKNTFQKHSLWDRSGRVPLLFAGPGIEPGRSERVVSLLDIYPTLIELCGLPENLKNEGRSLVPLLNNPGKEWPYPAVTAWRDGSFALQTERYRYMRYQDGSEELYDHQSDPNEWTNLADNPELSRVKDGLSEQLAALGLKNTITMRKKK, encoded by the coding sequence GTGAGAAAGAGATTATTTATATCAGGTGTTTTGCTGGTTCTCTGCCATTCAGGGATGGCGGCGAAGCCGGGTTACGACGCCTATCGGCCTAATCTGCTTTTTATTGCGGTAGATGATTTAAACAATTTTCCAATCATTGGAAACGGTTATCCGGATGCAATCACACCCAACCTGAATAAGCTCGAAGAGCAGGGCATGGTTTTTACTAAAGCCTATTGCCAATGGCCAACCTGCGGACCGTCGCGCAACAGCATTATGAGCGGATTGCTGCCGACGACCATTGGTGGCACAGAAAAAATTCCGGACGAGGCATTGCAGGAACGGGCGCATGAGCTGGGTACGAAACTGGTACATGAATACTTTGCGGAAAATGGCTATGCGACCTATGCCGTTGGTAAGCTCTGTCACGATCATGTGCCGGAAGGCAGTGTGGATATCAGCGGCGGTCGAGGTGCTTTTACGGCGGGTCTTGGCCGCATGGGGAAAAATTATTCCAATAAGCGGACGAGTACGGATTGGTTTGCAGTGGACAAACCGGACAAGGAATTTCCTGACTATGCCGCGGCGGATTTTGCGATTCAGCAGCTTGAGCAAAAGCAGGAAAAACCGTTTCTGCTTATGGTCGGATTCCTGTCTCCGCATGTCCCGTGGTATGTGAATCAAAAATGGTTTGATCTGTATGATCCGGAAAAACTGACGTTACCTCCGTATAAAAAGAATGATTTGGATGATCTTCCGGAGGCATCTGTCAAAGTGAATATTGCGAAGGGCATGCCCCGAACAGATTGGGCCATTGAACACAAACAATGGCGCAATATTCTGCAGGCCTATCTTGCGTCGATCACCTTTATGGATCATCAGCTGGGCCGGATTATGGATGCGCTTGAAGAGAGCCCGTATGCGGAGAATACGATTATTGTACTTTGGTCCGACCATGGTTATCACATGGGGGAGAAGAACACTTTCCAGAAACATTCGCTCTGGGACCGGTCGGGCCGCGTTCCGCTTCTGTTTGCCGGGCCGGGCATTGAGCCCGGCCGCAGCGAACGGGTGGTCAGTCTGCTGGATATTTATCCGACGCTGATCGAGCTTTGCGGTCTTCCTGAAAACCTTAAAAATGAAGGGCGCAGTCTGGTGCCGCTGTTGAATAATCCCGGGAAAGAGTGGCCGTACCCGGCGGTTACAGCCTGGCGTGACGGGAGTTTTGCCCTGCAGACCGAGCGTTATCGGTATATGCGTTATCAGGATGGTTCCGAGGAACTCTATGACCACCAGAGCGATCCGAATGAATGGACGAACCTTGCAGATAATCCGGAGTTAAGCAGGGTAAAGGACGGACTGTCGGAACAACTGGCGGCATTGGGTTTGAAAAATACGATCACGATGAGAAAGAAAAAATGA
- a CDS encoding alpha-amylase family protein — translation MKKFKSKWLIGSAAVLCGSSVSAWDGSTDAAAWTSLTNSVESNRVELVRLMAEAEAAGLSTDYAYVSKVVIERFQTFAQYDYENPSVMSNAVADWWLGKKIPNAATYHIELPFDEMAECLTVSSNAIVELQQQLATNIVLAPPLDLSSSTMVLTNDYWTLDGIPAFPSTFTWMPGDEDLMQAFGRMAGSYYTLKNLEPDGTVSLSFLTNEREDAYYQTTNNMEPQQIFLGGAVDGWMISTNSAVTNGARNFVTYDTDSPQIRGWLMQLFDRIIPEVCGPAGSGDGARMHLLANEPNFATREGGWKAENGVSAHTMAKYKTFLEGRYTNDIAYLNSTYGTSYTDFDAARDGMILPIPLALQGSPVWYDWCRFNMDRINDYFEFLKAGTKTHDPGNAPATIKVLGRQFLSERDEGIDVEYLAKLMDVQGADNKVVPLGMSNLNFKESMSWTNRYGMKWTTQSTTLDFMRSVSPGKAFYDSEWHGLSTGRWRDFSMDPGYVRAAIWMAATHGMRAMQAWYWPRDDDGSLRKGDANAMLGSIVTLPAALDAYGRTFKELNAHAEAVVSLIPETRNYMIYHCDEAAIQDEDYLQELEYVYEALKLLNVPVGFVTPSTFSNVTASTHTIIMPPAQFVADDSLAHLQAFEAAGGNIIQVDGPSPSFAKDEHGKARGSSGLSLYANVAYSSDTYTMAAALEDALSDLKPELPIDISVTDSGGATAYGVLAMQSMDPATGNSTVTLINLSKESRTVTLSSFDYINLLTGQSTSHVHVLDPYDVLLLKTDKSGWQQYISDYELEGDPDANADQDALSDFGEYVFNGNPTNRDDMGIRPVFDASAGGLVYTLVGDDTLTAYVLTNGNLISGSWGTNTIVPVDSSSKIYTNPVETAASNLFIKLEVVD, via the coding sequence ATGAAAAAATTTAAAAGTAAATGGCTGATTGGTTCCGCGGCGGTTCTGTGCGGGAGTTCGGTATCGGCGTGGGACGGTTCGACAGATGCCGCAGCATGGACTTCGCTGACCAACAGTGTTGAAAGCAACCGTGTGGAACTTGTGCGTCTGATGGCCGAGGCTGAAGCGGCCGGGCTCAGCACGGACTACGCCTATGTATCGAAGGTGGTGATCGAGCGTTTTCAGACTTTCGCACAGTACGATTATGAAAATCCGTCCGTGATGTCGAATGCGGTTGCGGACTGGTGGCTGGGGAAGAAAATTCCGAATGCCGCTACGTATCATATTGAACTTCCGTTCGATGAAATGGCCGAGTGTCTGACGGTGTCGAGTAATGCGATTGTCGAGCTGCAGCAGCAGTTGGCCACCAATATTGTGCTGGCACCGCCGCTTGATCTGTCCTCCAGTACGATGGTGCTGACGAATGATTACTGGACGTTGGATGGAATTCCGGCTTTTCCCAGCACCTTCACATGGATGCCCGGCGACGAAGATCTGATGCAGGCGTTCGGGCGTATGGCCGGTTCGTATTACACGCTGAAAAACCTCGAACCGGATGGAACCGTCTCGCTTTCGTTTCTTACGAATGAGCGGGAAGATGCCTATTACCAAACCACAAACAATATGGAGCCGCAGCAGATTTTTCTCGGTGGTGCAGTCGATGGCTGGATGATTTCTACCAATTCGGCAGTGACCAACGGGGCGCGCAACTTTGTTACTTATGATACGGACAGCCCGCAGATCCGTGGCTGGCTGATGCAGCTTTTTGATCGTATCATTCCGGAGGTATGCGGACCGGCCGGTTCCGGTGACGGTGCCCGCATGCATCTGCTGGCCAACGAACCCAACTTTGCCACGCGCGAGGGGGGATGGAAGGCCGAAAACGGGGTGTCAGCTCATACTATGGCCAAATACAAAACTTTTCTTGAGGGGCGCTACACAAATGATATCGCCTATCTGAACAGTACGTACGGAACTTCGTATACGGATTTCGATGCCGCAAGAGATGGAATGATCCTGCCGATCCCTCTCGCCCTGCAGGGAAGTCCGGTATGGTATGACTGGTGCCGCTTCAATATGGATCGCATCAACGACTATTTTGAGTTCTTGAAAGCAGGTACGAAAACCCATGATCCAGGAAATGCGCCGGCCACCATCAAGGTGCTTGGACGTCAGTTTCTTTCCGAACGTGACGAGGGCATAGATGTGGAATATCTGGCAAAACTCATGGATGTTCAGGGAGCCGATAATAAAGTGGTTCCGTTGGGTATGAGCAACCTCAACTTCAAGGAATCGATGAGCTGGACCAACCGCTACGGGATGAAGTGGACCACTCAATCCACGACGTTGGATTTCATGCGTTCGGTTTCGCCGGGAAAGGCTTTCTATGATTCCGAGTGGCATGGGTTGTCCACTGGTCGGTGGCGTGATTTTTCGATGGATCCGGGATATGTCCGGGCGGCCATCTGGATGGCGGCAACCCACGGTATGCGGGCCATGCAGGCGTGGTACTGGCCGAGGGATGATGACGGAAGCCTTAGAAAAGGTGACGCAAATGCCATGCTCGGCAGTATCGTTACGCTGCCGGCGGCTCTGGATGCCTATGGCCGAACCTTCAAGGAACTGAATGCCCATGCTGAGGCGGTGGTATCGCTGATTCCCGAAACACGCAACTACATGATCTATCATTGTGACGAAGCCGCTATTCAGGACGAAGATTATCTGCAGGAACTGGAATATGTTTACGAAGCACTTAAACTGCTCAATGTTCCGGTTGGCTTTGTGACGCCATCCACGTTCAGCAATGTAACTGCATCGACTCATACCATCATTATGCCGCCGGCACAATTTGTGGCGGATGACAGTTTGGCCCACCTGCAGGCTTTTGAAGCGGCTGGCGGCAACATTATTCAGGTCGACGGACCGTCGCCCAGCTTTGCCAAGGATGAGCACGGCAAGGCCCGAGGTTCATCCGGACTTTCACTCTATGCGAACGTGGCCTATTCATCCGATACCTACACCATGGCCGCAGCCCTGGAAGATGCTTTAAGTGACTTGAAACCGGAACTGCCGATCGATATTTCCGTTACTGACAGCGGGGGAGCAACTGCTTACGGGGTTCTGGCCATGCAATCTATGGATCCGGCGACCGGCAACTCAACCGTGACACTGATCAACCTCAGTAAAGAATCGAGAACGGTTACTCTGAGTTCGTTCGACTACATCAACCTGTTAACGGGGCAGTCAACTTCTCACGTGCATGTGCTGGATCCTTACGATGTGCTGTTGCTGAAGACCGATAAATCCGGCTGGCAGCAGTATATTTCCGACTATGAGCTCGAGGGCGATCCGGACGCAAACGCAGATCAGGATGCTTTGAGTGATTTCGGTGAGTATGTTTTCAACGGCAATCCGACCAACCGCGATGATATGGGGATCCGTCCTGTCTTTGATGCCTCTGCGGGGGGGCTTGTTTATACGCTCGTCGGGGACGATACGCTGACGGCCTACGTGCTCACCAACGGTAATCTGATCAGTGGAAGCTGGGGAACCAATACAATCGTTCCGGTGGATTCGAGCAGTAAAATTTACACAAACCCGGTTGAGACCGCAGCCAGCAATCTGTTTATCAAGCTGGAGGTAGTAGACTGA